The sequence AGGCGATCGACCCAACGAGGTAGACGAAGAGGGCGACGGCGGCGGCTGTGAACGCGAAGTTTGTGGCGCCGGCGAGCGCGATTTGCGGCTTTGACAAATCGGCCGCCACCGGCAACCGGCTCGCGATGCCCGTCGTCACCAGAGCGAAGAAGGTGCCGATCAGCCTGCCGCCGATATTCGCGGCAAAACTCTCACCGGTGCCTCGCAGGTGCATCGGATAGGCATAGGGCAAGTAGTTCCCCCAAAAACTGAACTGGGCCACGGTAAACAGGCCGCAGAAAAAGATGCCAATGTGGGCCCACGTGAGATGCATCGATCCGACGTCCAGCAGCACCCGATTGTCGAAAGCGCCGAATGCCCAAAACACAAGCGGCATCACGATCAATCCGGGGATTTGAAATACGCGCATCAAGAGGCGGCGGCTGAGAAGCCGCACGGCCAGAACCGCCAGCAAGAACCGACCGAGCAGCCCGCCGATTTCCTGAAACTTGGCGTAGTCGGC comes from Pirellulales bacterium and encodes:
- a CDS encoding MFS transporter; this translates as RPSILEIFAPALRKTTIVTTLMFACSYGAAFGAIQQLPQIVPRFSDVMAQKAAAVSAGKPPAALKGIEQAAAADYAKFQEIGGLLGRFLLAVLAVRLLSRRLLMRVFQIPGLIVMPLVFWAFGAFDNRVLLDVGSMHLTWAHIGIFFCGLFTVAQFSFWGNYLPYAYPMHLRGTGESFAANIGGRLIGTFFALVTTGIASRLPVAADLSKPQIALAGATNFAFTAAAVALFVYLVGSIACFWLPEPKALDLSE